The following nucleotide sequence is from Streptomyces bathyalis.
CGGCGACGAACATCGCCCTGCGGTGGCTCGCCGTGAGATGGGGGAACATCTCGGACGGCGCGTGGCCCACGACCAGGAGGTGCCCGCCCGGCGCGACGGCCTCCGCCAGACGGCCGGCGACCTCGACCATCCCGCCGTCCGGTGGGTGCAGGAAGTGGGTGGTGACCAGGTCGTAGGACCGGCCGTCGGCGGCGAAGGTGCGGGCGTCGACCTGCCACCAGTCGGTACGGTCGGCGACTCCGGCCTCGTCGGCGTGCCGGGCAGCGCGGGCCAGCCCGTTGGCGGAGAAGTCCGCGCCGGTGACCCTCCAGCCCTTCCGGGCCAGCCAGATCACGTCGCCGCCCTCGCCGCAGCCGACGTCGAGCGCGGTGCCCGGGGTCAGCCGGGACACCTCGGCGACCAGCTGCGGGTTGGGGTTCCCGCTCCAGATCGTCTCCTCGCTGGAATACCGCTCCTCCCAGCTCTCCGGCTCGAACATGGCTGCCGCTTCCTCATCCGTGAGCTGGTGCTCGTGACCACTC
It contains:
- a CDS encoding class I SAM-dependent methyltransferase; the encoded protein is MSGHEHQLTDEEAAAMFEPESWEERYSSEETIWSGNPNPQLVAEVSRLTPGTALDVGCGEGGDVIWLARKGWRVTGADFSANGLARAARHADEAGVADRTDWWQVDARTFAADGRSYDLVTTHFLHPPDGGMVEVAGRLAEAVAPGGHLLVVGHAPSEMFPHLTASHRRAMFVAEDLLPGLPDGFEALVAEQRPRSMVRDGVTVDVHDSTLLARRTA